In Thermocrinis jamiesonii, the genomic stretch ACGCACCTATAATAGCAGGTGGAGATGCAATATCCATACCTATAATACCTGACAACGAAGAAAGCTTTGAGGAACATTTCCTTAAGCGAGTTCATGATACTTTGCGATCCTCATACAGAAAGCCAAAGGCTTTGGTGATAAGCTTTCCACACAATCCAACTACCCTATGCGTTGGAATAGAATTCTTTAAAGAGATAGTCAAATTGGCTAAGAGGGAGGAGGTTTGGGTTATACACGACTTTGCTTACGCAGATCTTGGTTTTGATGGTTACACTCCTCCGAGTATTTTGCAAGTAGAAGGAGCAAAGGACATAGCGGTGGAAATCTATTCTATGTCTAAAGGCTTTTCTATGGCTGGTTGGAGAGTAGCCTTTGTTCTTGGAAATGAGATCCTGATAAAAAATCTGGCACACCTTAAAAGCTATTTGGACTACGGAGTCTTTACACCCATACAGGTAGCATCCATAATAGCCTTAGAGAGTCCTTACGAGATAGTGGAAAAAAACAAAGAAGTCTATCAAAAGAGAAGGGATGTGCTCGTGGAAGGGTTAAACAGGATCGGTTGGGAGGTAAAAAAGCCGAAAGGTTCCATGTTCGTGTGGGCACGAATACCTGAGTGGGTTGGTATGAATTCTCTTGAATTCTCTCTCTTTTTGCTAAAGGAGGCAAAGGTTGCGGTTTCTCCGGGCATAGGCTTTGGAGAATACGGAGAGGGCTACGTAAGATTTGCTCTTGTGGAAAACGAACACAGAATAAGGCAAGCGGTAAGGGGCATTAAAAAAGCTTTTCAAAAATTCCGTCAGGCGGTTTAAATGTTCGAAGACTACTTTCCTAAGGTAATAAAAGACGCTTTGGAAGGGCTAACAAAGATTCCAACCTACGGGGAGAGAACATCCTCAAGGTTTGTTTATAACTTCCTTAAGCTGAACAAAGAGGAGAGGGAAAGGATTTTAAACAGTCTGATTTCTTTGAGTGAAGAAATAAAAACTTGCTCCGAATGTGGATTAATCTCGGATACGGACCCTTGCAGAATATGCTCAGACCCCAAAAGAAGCAAGAAATTTATATGCGTGGTGGAGGAATCTCAAGATGCATACGCTATAGAAAAACTGGAAAGATACACGGGAGTATATCACGTGCTTGGTGGCAGAATTGCACCCTTAGAAGGTATATCCCCTCAGGATCTGAACATAGACAAACTTTTTGAAAGAGTAGAAACCTATAATGCTAAGGAAGTTATAATAGCAACCAATCCGAACTTAGAGGGCGAGGCAACAGCCAATTATCTTATAAAACTCCTAAAGAGAAGATTTAACAAACTGAAGGTCAGCAGAATATCCCATGGGTTGCAGTTTGGAAGTCTCATAGAGCTGGCAGATGATCTTTCTTTGGAAAAATCTATAGAAAAAAGGACTATCTTTCCATGATAACCTGCTTAGTTCCTTCTCTGAGCAAGCTCACTATCCTTGGCACGCCTGAATTTAAATCAAAAGCATGCCCTTTGCCCAATAAAACAACTACTTTGCTGTCTTTTTCCTGTTCTAAAATTCTGACTATTTTCAAAGCCATTCCGTTGTCCCATGCCAACTGCACATCAAAAAAAATTTTTTCTTCTACAGGTGGGTGGTTTTTTAGGAAAGACTTTAGTCTTTCCCTTTCCTCTGGGGTGTGCGCATAGATGTTTTCAGGGAGAGATGGGTCCTTTACATTTTCCAAACCCTCAGATTTTATTTTCCTGACCAGTTCAGTGGGTATGTTTATTGCGTATATCTTTATTCCCTTTTCTTTGGCAAATCTCCATATTGGTGCGTAATATTCCGGATTAAAGCCCCACCTTTTTCTGTATTCCGTTTTTTCCAACATCTCCTCCTCTGAAATTTTCCCAGAGATATACTCGTCCAAATATTTCTGAAAGGGTTGTTGGAACATTTCCATGGCTATCACTATTCTATAGCCTTCCCGATGTAGCTTTCTTATAACTTCCTCTTGGAATTTGTGATCCTGAATGTTGCCATGTTCTTCTGGCAGATAGATCACGCTCGCTTCCCTGCATGAGTTGGATGAAGAGGCCTTAAAAAGAACCAGACTAAGAATCATCAAAACTAAGCTCCATCTGAATAGCGTTTTCTCCATCTGAATAATAATATTTCCTTTCACCTATAATTTTAAAGTTAAGCGATTGATAAAGTCTTATAGCTCTTATGTTTGATTTTCTAACGTCCAGCAATACCCTTTTAACCTCCGCCTTTAGTCTATTCAACACCTCCCTGAGAAACTCCTTGCCTATTCCTCTACCCCAATAATTCTTATCCACGCTAAAGGTCATTAAATGTGCCTCTTCTTCTATGATCCAAAAGATTGAGTAAGCTATGACCTTTCCGCTCATTTCCGCTACAAATTTTCTGGAATAAGGAAGTTTAAATTCCCTTTCAAATCCTTCCATGCTCCACGCATCTGTGGTAAAATTCTCCTTGTTTATCCTAAAAACCTCCGGTAGATCCTCTTTTTTCATTTCTCTAACTTCTAACATCAACTACCTTCAAAGGCTATGGAAATTCTAAATTTTTTTATCTTTAAAAGCAAGTAAGTATAGCGGGCTCCACTCTGCCACCCATGGTTGTTGCATAGATGGAAATTAAGGCTCCTACGATTTCAGACTTTGTGTCTATCTCTCCTCTCTTTTCCATGATCTTGTATTATGATCTTCCGTACCTCCCCCTCCTCTATTTCTTAGAGATAGATTTCTTTACCATCCGTTCTCCAAACCTGTATTACAGAAGGTCTTGGGACTATCACACCATCACCCAAATAGGGCCATTTAGTTGGCTTGTTACCCTCTCCTGGATGTTGTATAGCACAGAAGAAGGTTTTGTAATCATCGGAAAACTCAGGACCGCATATCTCACAACCCGGCACACCAGAAAGGAACATTTTGAACTCTTTCGTCTGCATATTTAGCGTATATACACCGTCGTTCTTGCCAAGCCTTCTTGAGCTTGGATTTCCATCCGTTGCTATCCACAGGTTTCCTTCCTTATCAAAGGTAAAGTTGTCTGGAGCGGATATGGCAGGGACGCTTGAGGAAGCTGGCTGACCGTATATTATTAGCTTTTTGTTTTCTTCTTCAGCATTAGGATCTCCACATAGCATGGGTATGCTCCACATAAACGTCGTTGCGGTTGGATTTCTGCCTTCTTCCATGATCTCTATGATGTGTCCCATGTAGTTTGGACCCCTTGGATTTGCTCGGTCGGTAGAAGGATAGCCACTTGTTCCTCTTCTATCGTTGTTCGTTAGGGCTAAGAATAAGGTTTTTGTTATTGGGTTCCACTCAAAGTCCTCTGGCCTGTCCATCTTGGTAGCTCCAAGGGCATCCGCTGCACCCCTTGTGTTGATAAAGCACAGAACTGGGTCGTTTTTGAACTCATCGGGAAGATCTGGATTGACGGTTATTGTATTTCCATCTACCGTAGCTATCTCTATCCACTCTCCAGTGAAATCGTCTTTGAACTTTGCCACATAAAGGGTTCCTTCATCGAGCAGAGAAAAGTTTGCTTCTCTGTTGTTTGGATTATACCTGCCCTTGGTGACGAACTTATAAACATACTCAAACCTTTCGTCATCTCCCATATATACTACCACTCTACCGTCCGGAGCTACAACTGTAGTTGCTGCTTCGTGCTTGAACCTTCCAAGGGCTGTTCTCTTTATTGGAGGTCTGCTCGGATCGTAGGGGTCAATCTCTACCACCCACCCAAACCTAAAGGCTTCGTTGGGCTCTTGGTTTATGTCAAACCTATTGTCTATGTTGTGAAAACCGTAAGCCGCAGAGCGACTGCTTGGAACTCCGTATCTTTTATGTATTCTCTTTATAAGGTCGTCTGGCAAGGTATTTCTATCTCCCGCAAAGTATGAGTTAAAGTTCTCTTCACAGGTTAAAACTGTTCCCCATGGTGTTTTCCCCCCAGCGCAGTTGTTTAAAGTGCCCTTAACAAAGGTTCCCGTTGGGTCATAGGAGGTTTTCATAAGTTCGTGTCCTGCTGCTGGACCGGATATGTAACAGATAGTTTCTCCCGTGATCCTCCTATTGTAAGTGGAGCCTTTAACATAAACCCACTTTCCTCCATCTCTTTTTATCTCCACCACAGAAACGCCGTGGGCGTATAGCATAAGCTTAGACTGCTCTTGGGTTGGTCCGGAATTAGAAAACATAAGCTCAGGGTTAGTGTATTCGTGATTTACCACCAAAAGGGCTCTATCTTGGTCTAACCTGAAAAAGCCCACATAATCGCAGTTGTATCCAAAGCAGTGCTTTTGTCTCTCTATATCCTCCTCTGTGAGCGCTTCGTGAACTCTGTTCCAGTTAAGAGCTGGTCCATTATCTAACGGATCTCCCCACTTGATAAGAACGCTGTAGTCGTAGCCTTCTGGGACCATTACTCTGTCTTCTGAGTTGGGGTAGAGAGTTTTGTAGGTGAGAGTTTTTGACCTTCCGTAAGTTGGCACTACGTATAAAACAGCAGATAAGCCCACAAACTTAAAAAGATCCCTCCTGTTTAGAGCTCCCCTTAATATTTCTGAAAAGTAGGTCATAGTACAAAGCTTACCGACCTTTTGTTAAAAAACTGTTAAAACTCTTCTAATTCTCTTTATTATCCTTTCCTTTGGCACCACATCACAGATCACATCTACACCCACACCTTCCAGCTCACCTGTTAAGGACGCTCTAAGAGTGTGCCAAAAATCTTTTGGCTTTATACCAAGCTCTCTTTGAGCCAACTTTGCTATTTCCTTTATCCTCTGTGCGTTTAGTTCCCCTTCTTCCAACTTTAAAAGCACGTAGTTTAAAACCTGCACTGCGGTTTGGTTTTCAAGCACCGCCTTTGCCTCTTCTGAATACACCACTTCATCCACAAAGAAAGGCTTTAGCTTTTCCACTGCTTCCGAAAAGGTTTCAAACGCATCTCTGGCTTTTTCCAAAACCTTCTTAAGGTAAGCCTCTTCAAACTCGTATCCTGCCTCCCTCAGAAAAGGTGCCAGGTAATTTGCAAGCTTATCAATCGAGAGAACTTCCCTTATATAAACTCCGTTCATCCATCTGAGCTTTTGAACATCAAACACTGCAGGAGAGCTGTTTATGTCCTTTAGGTCAAAGATTTTTATAAGTTCTTCCTTTGAGTAGATCTCCCTTCCTTCCTCCGGCGGAGACCATCCCAAAAGGCAAAGGTAGTTAAACATTGCCTCGGGCAAAAAGCCCTCCTCTCGGTAATTCTTTACGGAAACCGCACCGTGTCTTTTGGAAAGCTTGCTTCTGTCCGGTCCAAGGATCACCGGCAGATGGGCAAACTTTGGAATCTCAAAGCCCAAAGCTCTGTATATAAGTATCTGTTTGGGAGTGTTTGGGATGTGGTCCTCTCCCCTTATTACGTGGCTAACTCCCATAAGTGCGTCATCCACAACCACCACGAAGTTATAAACAGGCGTGCCATCGCTCCGAACGATCACAAAGTCTCCAAAATCATCTGCACTTATGGATATGGGGCCCTTTACTAAATCCTCAAAGGTGATTACCTCTCCCTCTGGCACTCTGAACCTTATGGTATAGGGCAGTCCTTTTCTTTTGGCCTCCTCCAGAGTTAAGTGTCTGCACTTGCCTGAATATCTGTAAGGAATACCCTTTTCTTCTGCCCGCTTTCTTTCTTCTTCCAACTCCTCCGGTGTGCATATGCAAGGATAAGCCCAACCAGATTCCAAAAGCTTTTGGACATACTCCCTGTATATATCAAACCTCTCCGATTGTCTGTAAAGTTCATCCCACTCTATACCAAGCCACTCCAAGTCCTTAAGAAGCATTTCCTCAAATTCCTTTGAGGACCTTTCTTTGTCTGTGTCTTCTATGCGAAGGATAAACTTACCGCCGTGATGTCTGGCAAAAAGATAGCTAAATATGGCAGTTCTTGCGTTGCCAAGGTGCAAATAACCCGTAGGGCTTGGTGCAAACCTGCTAACTATCATGCTCTAATCCTTAGCAAGTATTTTAAGGACTATGGGAGATATGAGCGTAGTTACCGCAACCACAAATATAATCACCGCATACAGCGTATCATCAAAGAGCTTAGCTTGTCTTCCAAACTCTGCAAAGATCAGACCCACCTCTCCTCGAGGCAACATGGAAAAACCAATAAGAAGCTTTTCTTTTGTAGTTCCGGGTATAAAAAACCCAGAGATAACTTTACCAAAAATGGCAACTAAGCTAAGCACAAAAGCAAGGGTCCAAAATTTAGGAGAGCTAAAATCTATGGCCTTTAGATTTAACTGAAGCCCAACATAGACAAAGAAAATGGGCGTTAAAACCCAAACCAAAGGTAATATAGAATACTCTATCTTTTCTGCCATTCTCTCGTCGGTTTTCAAAAACAGCGCAAAAGGAAGGCCAAACCTTCTGGACAGAGCAAGTCCCGCAGTAAAGGCACCTAAGATCTCCGGAGAACCCACCTCGTGTGCCAAAAAGGCAAAGAAAAACACCATAGACAAAACCGCAGGTGGAACAAAATCCATAGTTCCAAGCTTTCTGGAAAGTATCTGAATGATCCTTGCCAAAATCTGAGCCAGTATGGGAGATAGTATGAAAAAGGAAGCTATGTATAGTATTAAAAGAAGCAGTGCATCCACATGAACCATACCTTCCTTAGAAAGCTCATACAATCCTGCAAGAACGATAACACCGAATATATCATCCAAAACTGCGGCACCAAGCACTATTTGGGCAAACCTCTCTTTCATCTTACCCAAATCTTCCAAAACCCTGACTGTTATTCCTATGCTTGTAGCAGTTAAGGCACCGCCTATGAAAAGAGATGTCAGGAAAGGCAAATCAAGAACATAAAAGCTAAAAAGAAAACCTAAGATCATGGGAGCTGAAGCACCTACTGTGGCAACTATAATAGCGTGTATGCCCACCTTTCTAAGTTGGTGAATGTCCGCCTCTAACCCTACCTGAAAGAGCAAAAGTATTACTCCGAGCTCTGCAAGAACCTTTATTATCTGATTTGGCTCAATAAGTCCTAAGGCACTTTTGCCAAGAAGTATGCCTACCAATATCTCACCCAAAACTGGGGGAACACCAAGCTTACCAAAGGTATCCCCTATGATCCTTGCGCTGAAGAGTATGATAGCAAGGTAGAGCAAAACATAGTGCATTTCCATCGTTTATCTCCCTGTTGAACCAAAACCGTTTTCTCCCCTTAAAGTGGGACTTAGCTCATCCACTTCTTCCCAGAGGACTTTAACAAAGGGAGCTATAATAAGCTGAGCTATCCTATCTCCTCTCTTTATTAGGAAATCTTCTTGTCCTAAATTTATAAGCGCTACTTTAATTTCCCCTCTGTAGTCTGGGTCTATGGTGCCAGGAGCATTCAAGATGGTTATGCCATATTTGATGGCTAAACCGCTTCTTGGTCTGACTTGAGCCTCAAATCCATCGGGCAGTTCTATTGCTATCCCTGTGGGAAGCAAGGCTCTTTCCAAAGGTTTGAGGATCACAGGCTCATAACCAGCGTATAGAAGGTCCATACCCGCAGAGCCTATCGTAGCATAAGAAGGTAAAGCTAAATCTTTGGAATGTGGAAATCTCTTGATTTTTACCTTCAGCATTTTATCTCTCCTTAGCCGGCGGTGGGATTTGAACCCACGACCTAGGCATTACGAGTGCCTCGCTCTACCGCTGAGCTACGCCGGCTGGTCTATGCCAATCGTAGTAAAGTTTAGCCTTCCTCTCTCGTCCATACCTATCACCTTTACCCTTATCTGATCCCCTACTTTGAACCGAGCCCTAACATCCTTAACTTTTTCTTCCATCTTTGACACATGAAGCATTCCAATTCTTCCTTCAAGAATTTCCACAAACACTCCGTATGGTTCCACCCTTGTTATCTTACCCTCATATACCTTGCCAATTTCCACCTCTTCTAAAAGCTTCATTATAGCTTCTTTCACTTGCTGGATTGCCTCTTTGCTCATACTGGTC encodes the following:
- a CDS encoding aminotransferase class I/II-fold pyridoxal phosphate-dependent enzyme, whose protein sequence is MSEEWMFPRVQKLPKYVFSMVNELKYKLRREGEDIVDLGMGNPDLPPAEHIIEKLCEVARRDNVHGYSASKGIPRLRKAICDFYKRRYGVELDPESQAILTIGAKEGYSHLILAMIEPGDSVIVPNPTYPIHYYAPIIAGGDAISIPIIPDNEESFEEHFLKRVHDTLRSSYRKPKALVISFPHNPTTLCVGIEFFKEIVKLAKREEVWVIHDFAYADLGFDGYTPPSILQVEGAKDIAVEIYSMSKGFSMAGWRVAFVLGNEILIKNLAHLKSYLDYGVFTPIQVASIIALESPYEIVEKNKEVYQKRRDVLVEGLNRIGWEVKKPKGSMFVWARIPEWVGMNSLEFSLFLLKEAKVAVSPGIGFGEYGEGYVRFALVENEHRIRQAVRGIKKAFQKFRQAV
- the recR gene encoding recombination mediator RecR; translation: MFEDYFPKVIKDALEGLTKIPTYGERTSSRFVYNFLKLNKEERERILNSLISLSEEIKTCSECGLISDTDPCRICSDPKRSKKFICVVEESQDAYAIEKLERYTGVYHVLGGRIAPLEGISPQDLNIDKLFERVETYNAKEVIIATNPNLEGEATANYLIKLLKRRFNKLKVSRISHGLQFGSLIELADDLSLEKSIEKRTIFP
- a CDS encoding ChaN family lipoprotein, whose product is MILSLVLFKASSSNSCREASVIYLPEEHGNIQDHKFQEEVIRKLHREGYRIVIAMEMFQQPFQKYLDEYISGKISEEEMLEKTEYRKRWGFNPEYYAPIWRFAKEKGIKIYAINIPTELVRKIKSEGLENVKDPSLPENIYAHTPEERERLKSFLKNHPPVEEKIFFDVQLAWDNGMALKIVRILEQEKDSKVVVLLGKGHAFDLNSGVPRIVSLLREGTKQVIMER
- the rimI gene encoding ribosomal protein S18-alanine N-acetyltransferase, giving the protein MLEVREMKKEDLPEVFRINKENFTTDAWSMEGFEREFKLPYSRKFVAEMSGKVIAYSIFWIIEEEAHLMTFSVDKNYWGRGIGKEFLREVLNRLKAEVKRVLLDVRKSNIRAIRLYQSLNFKIIGERKYYYSDGENAIQMELSFDDS
- a CDS encoding PhoX family protein encodes the protein MTYFSEILRGALNRRDLFKFVGLSAVLYVVPTYGRSKTLTYKTLYPNSEDRVMVPEGYDYSVLIKWGDPLDNGPALNWNRVHEALTEEDIERQKHCFGYNCDYVGFFRLDQDRALLVVNHEYTNPELMFSNSGPTQEQSKLMLYAHGVSVVEIKRDGGKWVYVKGSTYNRRITGETICYISGPAAGHELMKTSYDPTGTFVKGTLNNCAGGKTPWGTVLTCEENFNSYFAGDRNTLPDDLIKRIHKRYGVPSSRSAAYGFHNIDNRFDINQEPNEAFRFGWVVEIDPYDPSRPPIKRTALGRFKHEAATTVVAPDGRVVVYMGDDERFEYVYKFVTKGRYNPNNREANFSLLDEGTLYVAKFKDDFTGEWIEIATVDGNTITVNPDLPDEFKNDPVLCFINTRGAADALGATKMDRPEDFEWNPITKTLFLALTNNDRRGTSGYPSTDRANPRGPNYMGHIIEIMEEGRNPTATTFMWSIPMLCGDPNAEEENKKLIIYGQPASSSVPAISAPDNFTFDKEGNLWIATDGNPSSRRLGKNDGVYTLNMQTKEFKMFLSGVPGCEICGPEFSDDYKTFFCAIQHPGEGNKPTKWPYLGDGVIVPRPSVIQVWRTDGKEIYL
- the gltX gene encoding glutamate--tRNA ligase encodes the protein MIVSRFAPSPTGYLHLGNARTAIFSYLFARHHGGKFILRIEDTDKERSSKEFEEMLLKDLEWLGIEWDELYRQSERFDIYREYVQKLLESGWAYPCICTPEELEEERKRAEEKGIPYRYSGKCRHLTLEEAKRKGLPYTIRFRVPEGEVITFEDLVKGPISISADDFGDFVIVRSDGTPVYNFVVVVDDALMGVSHVIRGEDHIPNTPKQILIYRALGFEIPKFAHLPVILGPDRSKLSKRHGAVSVKNYREEGFLPEAMFNYLCLLGWSPPEEGREIYSKEELIKIFDLKDINSSPAVFDVQKLRWMNGVYIREVLSIDKLANYLAPFLREAGYEFEEAYLKKVLEKARDAFETFSEAVEKLKPFFVDEVVYSEEAKAVLENQTAVQVLNYVLLKLEEGELNAQRIKEIAKLAQRELGIKPKDFWHTLRASLTGELEGVGVDVICDVVPKERIIKRIRRVLTVF
- a CDS encoding cation:proton antiporter, whose amino-acid sequence is MEMHYVLLYLAIILFSARIIGDTFGKLGVPPVLGEILVGILLGKSALGLIEPNQIIKVLAELGVILLLFQVGLEADIHQLRKVGIHAIIVATVGASAPMILGFLFSFYVLDLPFLTSLFIGGALTATSIGITVRVLEDLGKMKERFAQIVLGAAVLDDIFGVIVLAGLYELSKEGMVHVDALLLLILYIASFFILSPILAQILARIIQILSRKLGTMDFVPPAVLSMVFFFAFLAHEVGSPEILGAFTAGLALSRRFGLPFALFLKTDERMAEKIEYSILPLVWVLTPIFFVYVGLQLNLKAIDFSSPKFWTLAFVLSLVAIFGKVISGFFIPGTTKEKLLIGFSMLPRGEVGLIFAEFGRQAKLFDDTLYAVIIFVVAVTTLISPIVLKILAKD
- the dut gene encoding dUTP diphosphatase, encoding MLKVKIKRFPHSKDLALPSYATIGSAGMDLLYAGYEPVILKPLERALLPTGIAIELPDGFEAQVRPRSGLAIKYGITILNAPGTIDPDYRGEIKVALINLGQEDFLIKRGDRIAQLIIAPFVKVLWEEVDELSPTLRGENGFGSTGR